The Methanofervidicoccus sp. A16 genome has a segment encoding these proteins:
- a CDS encoding glycosyltransferase family 2 protein, with amino-acid sequence MDHPRVSIIILNWNGWKDTIECLESLYRINYNNYDVIVVDNNSQDESIEKIKEYCDGKIEVNSKFFKYSGENKPIKVFEVEEEDVEKGYFKNKEEYEELPPNRRLILIKNKDNYGFAGGNNIGIRFVSNVLEPKYICLLNNDTVVDRNYLVELVKVAESDEKIGIVGSKIYYYDYNGRDDVIWALGGGGIDIKLGRTWHYIEDREDHVIECEYITGCSMLIRKEILYRLKGFNERYFYCYEDTDLSVKCRKLGYKLLCATKSVLWHKVSASAGGKDSPVSVYYGIRSRIYFVKKHNSFFNYLLFLIWVLSRGHIGGIYYCVFLKKKIYLLKYFYMGIWDGIMGRYYKRDL; translated from the coding sequence ATGGATCATCCTAGGGTTTCTATAATTATACTAAACTGGAACGGCTGGAAGGATACAATCGAGTGCTTAGAATCCCTCTACAGGATAAACTACAACAACTACGATGTTATAGTTGTAGATAACAACTCACAAGATGAATCTATTGAAAAAATAAAGGAATACTGTGATGGTAAGATAGAGGTAAATTCTAAATTTTTTAAGTACTCAGGGGAGAATAAACCTATTAAAGTATTTGAAGTTGAAGAGGAGGATGTAGAAAAAGGGTACTTTAAAAATAAAGAGGAATATGAGGAATTACCTCCAAATAGGAGATTGATATTAATAAAAAATAAAGACAACTACGGTTTTGCAGGGGGAAATAACATAGGTATTAGATTCGTCTCGAACGTTCTTGAACCTAAATACATCTGTCTGTTAAACAATGATACTGTTGTTGATAGGAATTATTTAGTAGAACTTGTTAAAGTTGCTGAAAGTGATGAAAAAATTGGAATAGTTGGAAGTAAGATATACTATTACGATTACAATGGAAGGGATGATGTTATCTGGGCTTTAGGTGGTGGTGGGATTGATATAAAGTTGGGAAGAACTTGGCACTATATAGAGGATAGAGAAGATCATGTAATTGAATGTGAATATATCACTGGATGCTCCATGTTGATTAGAAAAGAGATATTATATAGATTAAAAGGATTTAATGAGAGATATTTTTATTGTTATGAAGATACAGATCTCTCTGTGAAATGTAGAAAGTTAGGGTATAAATTATTATGTGCTACAAAGTCCGTTTTATGGCATAAAGTTTCTGCAAGTGCTGGGGGGAAGGATTCTCCTGTTTCTGTTTATTATGGTATTAGAAGTAGAATCTATTTTGTTAAAAAACATAATAGTTTTTTTAATTATTTATTATTTTTAATATGGGTTCTGAGTCGCGGACATATAGGAGGGATTTATTATTGTGTTTTTTTAAAAAAGAAGATTTATCTGTTGAAGTACTTTTATATGGGTATATGGGATGGTATTATGGGGAGGTATTATAAGAGAGATTTATAA
- a CDS encoding flippase — protein sequence MSVTKRILKNTGILFVANILSKFFGFLYFMCMARYLGAEGYGIISFALAFTGMFSILTDMGLQLLIVREVARYKEIASKYLGNVVVIKFILGIITFLLIFLSINLMGYPSETKYVVYIISLYVIINSFNLAFYSIYQAYEKMEYVGIGNIINSLLLFIGVLIGIYLNFNVLGLAFIYLTVSGIILLYNITITMFKFLKVKLEIDLNFWREILKKALPFALSSIFVAIYFWADSVMLSYMIGDRAVGIYNAAYRLVYVLLFIPTIYFTSIYPVLSKMYLESKNKISFMYHRSLKYISIVGLFIGIITTLFAEQIIVFIYGYEYFESVIVLKILIWAVVFSFMAHATVYTLNSINKPQIYTKITGFCAVLNILLNIYAIQKLGYIGASITTVFTEFLGFLAMFLYLKYYFNENIISYLWIIKLFFGLGLIATFYLYTLNYINKNIVLHSIITLIFFITIITLIFIIIFDEIDYKLFKKILKRRKNYGSS from the coding sequence ATGAGTGTTACTAAGAGAATATTAAAAAACACAGGTATTTTATTCGTTGCAAATATTCTCTCAAAATTCTTCGGATTTTTATATTTTATGTGTATGGCTAGATATCTTGGAGCCGAGGGCTACGGTATTATATCCTTTGCATTGGCATTTACTGGAATGTTCAGTATACTTACAGATATGGGTTTACAACTTTTAATAGTTAGAGAGGTTGCAAGATATAAGGAAATTGCATCTAAATACTTAGGAAATGTTGTTGTTATAAAGTTTATCTTAGGAATAATAACTTTTTTACTAATTTTTCTTTCAATAAATTTAATGGGATATCCCTCTGAGACAAAATATGTAGTATATATAATATCTTTGTATGTAATAATTAACTCCTTTAATTTAGCATTTTATTCCATCTATCAGGCCTATGAAAAGATGGAATACGTTGGAATAGGAAATATAATAAACAGTTTATTACTATTTATAGGTGTTTTGATAGGGATATATCTTAATTTTAATGTATTGGGATTAGCCTTTATATATTTAACTGTATCAGGGATCATATTGTTATACAACATCACCATTACTATGTTTAAGTTTTTAAAGGTAAAATTAGAGATAGATTTAAATTTCTGGAGAGAAATTTTAAAAAAGGCTCTACCCTTTGCATTAAGTAGCATATTTGTTGCTATATACTTCTGGGCAGATTCTGTTATGCTATCTTATATGATAGGAGATAGGGCTGTTGGAATATACAATGCGGCGTATAGACTTGTATACGTTCTCCTGTTTATTCCTACGATATATTTTACATCTATATATCCAGTTCTATCAAAAATGTATCTTGAATCTAAAAATAAAATATCTTTTATGTACCATAGATCCTTAAAATACATTTCAATAGTTGGATTATTTATAGGTATAATTACAACATTATTTGCGGAACAGATAATAGTCTTTATTTATGGATACGAGTATTTTGAATCTGTGATAGTTTTGAAGATATTAATTTGGGCAGTAGTATTTTCTTTCATGGCTCATGCTACTGTGTATACATTGAATTCTATCAATAAACCTCAAATATATACTAAAATTACTGGATTTTGCGCTGTATTAAATATATTACTAAATATATATGCAATTCAGAAATTGGGGTACATTGGTGCTAGTATTACAACTGTATTTACAGAATTTTTAGGATTTTTGGCTATGTTTCTCTATTTAAAATATTACTTTAATGAAAATATAATATCGTATCTATGGATAATTAAACTATTCTTTGGATTAGGACTTATAGCTACTTTTTATTTGTATACACTAAATTATATAAATAAAAATATTGTACTACACTCAATAATAACCCTGATTTTTTTTATTACGATTATAACGTTAATATTTATTATAATATTTGATGAAATAGATTATAAACTATTTAAAAAAATTCTAAAAAGGAGGAAAAATTATGGATCATCCTAG
- a CDS encoding LUD domain-containing protein — protein sequence MNPYSILAMRKAFELVKKRQKENIHKIPDLQERLMRLRKVREESVGNSQLMEKTVENLEDSGFNVVFAKEEEDAMEVILKEVEGEDIVVKSKSNVSKEIKLTERLESLGINVVETDIGDRLIQLLKEEPSHPTAPAAHLSLEQIIRELKERFNVELSSADDVVRFLLKDIKKSIELANVGITGANAISSEGSVLILHNEGNIFEILRRQKKWIILSGIDKLYPTLDDALNAIRIQTFFATGQVVPSFIEIVSGISKTVDIEKKLFKGVHNPKEITLILLDNKRSYLMNNGFREMFYCISCGNCVIHCPAHNTFGEEYKGGRLALFSALYGSKSNLKLCLSCRRCKENCPLGLDIAGMVSRVREGSEISNLVYSHLKWLVRNIYLETLTLYLS from the coding sequence ATGAACCCCTACAGCATACTTGCAATGAGAAAGGCTTTTGAGTTGGTTAAGAAGAGGCAGAAGGAGAACATACACAAAATTCCAGATCTACAGGAGAGGTTGATGAGGTTGAGAAAGGTTAGGGAGGAGAGTGTTGGAAATTCCCAGTTGATGGAAAAAACTGTTGAGAATTTAGAAGACAGCGGATTTAATGTGGTATTTGCCAAGGAGGAAGAAGACGCTATGGAGGTTATCCTAAAAGAGGTTGAAGGTGAGGATATAGTAGTGAAATCTAAATCCAACGTCTCTAAGGAGATAAAATTAACTGAGAGGTTGGAATCTCTTGGTATCAATGTTGTAGAGACAGATATAGGTGATAGACTTATCCAACTTTTAAAGGAAGAGCCGTCACATCCAACTGCTCCAGCCGCCCATCTTTCCTTAGAACAGATAATTAGAGAACTTAAAGAGAGGTTTAATGTAGAACTTAGTAGTGCCGATGACGTTGTAAGGTTTTTATTGAAGGATATAAAAAAGAGTATTGAGTTGGCAAATGTTGGTATAACAGGTGCAAATGCTATATCCTCTGAAGGTTCAGTTTTAATCTTACACAACGAAGGGAATATCTTTGAGATCTTAAGGAGACAGAAGAAGTGGATAATACTGTCTGGGATCGATAAACTCTATCCAACCTTAGATGATGCCCTAAATGCTATAAGGATTCAGACGTTCTTCGCAACTGGACAGGTGGTGCCGTCGTTTATAGAGATAGTAAGTGGTATTAGTAAGACTGTCGATATAGAGAAGAAGTTGTTTAAGGGAGTACATAATCCAAAGGAAATAACTTTAATATTACTAGATAATAAGAGGAGTTATCTTATGAATAACGGATTTAGAGAAATGTTTTACTGTATAAGTTGTGGGAACTGTGTTATTCACTGTCCAGCACATAACACCTTTGGTGAAGAGTATAAAGGTGGTAGGCTGGCTCTGTTTTCAGCATTATACGGGAGTAAGTCCAATTTGAAGTTATGTTTAAGTTGTAGGAGGTGTAAAGAGAACTGTCCTTTAGGTTTAGATATAGCTGGTATGGTTAGTAGGGTGAGAGAGGGTAGCGAGATATCCAATTTAGTCTATTCTCATTTAAAATGGTTAGTTAGGAATATATATTTGGAAACACTTACATTATATCTCTCTTAA
- the rfbD gene encoding dTDP-4-dehydrorhamnose reductase — protein sequence MKVAVIGATGQLGSDLVKVFEDVIPLTHRDIEVTDLSSCEILKELKPDVVINTAAYLKADNCEEYPEKSFLVNSVGARNIALICKEIGAIDVYISTDFVFDGFKEEPYTEEDVPDPVNVYGVSKYAGEILTRTICDRYFIVRVASLFGVAGERGKGGNFVETMIKKGKSGDELYVVDDITMSPTYTKDAAVAIEKILSYKLPYGIYHVTNEGCCTWYEFAKAIFEITGIDAKLNPTTSDKYPTKAKRPKNSVLSIEKIRSYGIDMRHWRDALRDYLREKGYL from the coding sequence ATGAAAGTAGCTGTAATAGGAGCCACTGGACAACTTGGTTCAGATCTAGTTAAAGTTTTTGAAGATGTAATTCCCTTAACACATAGGGATATAGAAGTTACAGATCTTTCAAGTTGTGAGATCTTGAAAGAGTTAAAACCTGATGTTGTGATAAACACTGCTGCCTATCTCAAAGCAGACAACTGTGAAGAGTATCCAGAAAAATCTTTTCTTGTGAATTCTGTTGGTGCCAGGAATATAGCACTTATCTGTAAAGAGATAGGTGCAATTGATGTATATATAAGTACAGATTTTGTTTTTGATGGATTTAAAGAAGAACCTTACACCGAGGAGGATGTACCTGATCCAGTCAATGTATATGGGGTAAGTAAGTACGCCGGTGAGATTTTAACAAGAACTATCTGTGATAGATATTTCATAGTGAGAGTTGCAAGTTTGTTTGGAGTTGCAGGAGAGCGTGGAAAGGGTGGGAATTTTGTTGAAACCATGATCAAGAAGGGTAAAAGTGGCGATGAATTATATGTAGTGGATGATATAACCATGTCTCCAACCTATACAAAGGACGCTGCCGTCGCCATTGAAAAGATCCTCTCCTACAAACTACCTTACGGTATCTACCATGTTACAAATGAGGGGTGTTGTACATGGTATGAATTTGCAAAGGCGATTTTTGAGATCACAGGTATAGATGCAAAGTTGAATCCAACAACATCGGATAAATATCCAACAAAGGCTAAGAGACCTAAAAACTCCGTCTTAAGTATTGAGAAGATAAGATCCTATGGAATAGATATGAGGCATTGGAGGGATGCTCTCAGGGATTATCTGAGGGAAAAGGGATACCTATGA
- the rfbC gene encoding dTDP-4-dehydrorhamnose 3,5-epimerase: MPFEFKKMKIPDVILIKPKVFGDERGFFMETYKKSDFERAGIKGEFLQDNHLMSRYGALRGLHFQREPYTQAKIVRCIRGVIYDVAVDLRKNSPTFGKCVGVILSEYNKYMLYIPRGFAHGLLALSKEAEVVYKVDNEYAPHSEGGLIWNDPDVNIPWPIEDPVLSEKDQKWPTLKELIERDDLF, from the coding sequence ATGCCCTTTGAATTTAAGAAGATGAAAATACCTGATGTAATACTTATAAAGCCGAAGGTATTTGGAGATGAGAGAGGATTCTTCATGGAAACCTACAAGAAGTCAGATTTTGAGAGGGCTGGGATAAAAGGAGAGTTCCTTCAAGATAATCACTTAATGTCAAGATATGGAGCCTTAAGAGGTTTACACTTCCAGAGGGAACCTTATACTCAGGCGAAAATAGTTAGATGTATCAGAGGAGTTATCTACGACGTAGCAGTAGATCTAAGGAAAAATTCACCTACCTTTGGTAAATGCGTAGGAGTTATACTTTCGGAGTATAATAAATATATGTTATACATTCCAAGAGGTTTTGCCCACGGTTTACTTGCACTTAGTAAAGAGGCTGAAGTAGTCTATAAAGTAGATAACGAGTACGCCCCTCACTCCGAGGGGGGCTTGATATGGAACGATCCAGATGTAAATATTCCCTGGCCAATTGAGGATCCTGTACTCTCAGAGAAAGATCAGAAATGGCCAACACTTAAGGAGTTGATTGAGAGGGACGATTTATTCTAA
- a CDS encoding NAD(P)-dependent oxidoreductase, with translation MKVLVTGGGGYIGSVLVQMLLERGYKVKCLDRFFFGVETLSDVAGDPNLEIVKDDIRWFDPTLLRDVDAVMDLAALSNDPSGELDPTKTMEINYKGRVRVAKLSKKYGVERYILASSCSVYGFQDEVVDENSPTNPLTTYAKANALAERETLLLADDNFSVTVLRQATVYGLSPRMRFDLAINGMVLGFYKHGKIPIMRDGTQWRPFVHIRDTARAFITVLESERDLIKGEIFNVGSNEQNYQIKPLAELIADAIGLPFNFEWYGSPDKRSYRVDFSKIRDVLGFKPKYTPKEGAKEIYDALVEGKVEDNIKTRTVEWYKFLLTAQKIIKEVELRGVIL, from the coding sequence ATGAAAGTTTTAGTTACAGGTGGTGGAGGATACATTGGCTCTGTTTTAGTACAGATGTTACTTGAAAGAGGATATAAAGTAAAGTGTCTCGATAGATTCTTCTTTGGTGTAGAGACATTATCAGATGTTGCTGGAGATCCAAATCTTGAGATAGTAAAAGACGATATAAGATGGTTCGATCCTACTCTACTAAGGGATGTTGATGCTGTAATGGATTTAGCGGCACTCTCAAATGATCCCAGTGGTGAGTTGGATCCTACAAAGACTATGGAGATCAACTACAAGGGTAGGGTAAGGGTTGCTAAGTTATCAAAGAAATATGGAGTTGAGAGGTATATACTGGCATCCTCCTGTAGTGTCTACGGTTTTCAGGATGAGGTGGTAGATGAGAACTCTCCAACGAACCCATTAACTACATATGCAAAGGCTAATGCATTGGCAGAAAGGGAAACATTACTCCTTGCTGATGATAATTTCTCTGTGACTGTTCTAAGACAGGCTACTGTTTATGGGTTGTCTCCAAGAATGAGATTTGATTTGGCTATAAATGGGATGGTTTTAGGGTTCTATAAGCATGGGAAGATACCTATAATGAGGGATGGAACCCAGTGGAGGCCTTTTGTACATATAAGAGATACAGCAAGGGCGTTTATAACAGTTTTAGAAAGTGAAAGGGATCTGATCAAGGGAGAGATCTTCAATGTGGGAAGTAACGAGCAGAACTATCAGATAAAACCATTGGCTGAACTTATTGCAGATGCTATTGGACTTCCATTTAACTTCGAGTGGTATGGTTCTCCAGATAAGAGATCTTACAGGGTAGATTTCAGTAAAATTAGGGATGTGTTAGGTTTTAAACCTAAGTATACACCAAAGGAGGGTGCAAAAGAGATATACGACGCTTTAGTTGAAGGGAAGGTAGAGGATAATATAAAGACTAGGACTGTTGAATGGTATAAATTCTTACTTACTGCTCAGAAGATAATAAAAGAAGTTGAATTGAGAGGAGTCATCCTTTAG
- the rfbA gene encoding glucose-1-phosphate thymidylyltransferase RfbA, which yields MKGIVLAGGSGTRLYPITYAGNKHLLPIYNKPMIYYSLSILMLAKIRDILLISTPEDLPRFKKLLRDGSHIGINIEYREQEKPRGLAEAFIIGEDFIGEDSVCLVLGDNILYGSGLTEFLLRAKEEVIKEGGAMVFGQYVKDPERYGVVEFDKDGNVKRIVEKPKNPPSNYAVIGLYFYDNDVVEIAKNVKPSWRGELEITDVNNEYLRRGKLKVKLLPRGTAWFDAGTHESLLETSNFIEAIENRMGLMVGCIEEIAYRNGWISKEDLLKLAEPLMKTDYGRYLKRIGEEF from the coding sequence ATGAAAGGCATCGTTCTTGCAGGAGGTTCTGGAACAAGACTATACCCTATAACCTACGCAGGGAATAAACATCTCCTACCTATATACAACAAACCTATGATATACTACTCCCTCTCTATACTGATGTTAGCCAAGATAAGGGATATTCTTTTGATATCTACTCCCGAGGATCTACCAAGGTTTAAGAAACTTCTAAGAGACGGTAGTCATATAGGTATTAATATAGAGTACAGGGAACAGGAGAAACCGAGGGGACTTGCCGAGGCTTTTATCATAGGTGAGGACTTCATAGGTGAGGACAGTGTATGTTTAGTACTGGGAGATAATATACTCTACGGTAGTGGTTTGACAGAGTTTCTCCTTAGGGCTAAGGAGGAGGTAATTAAGGAAGGAGGGGCTATGGTATTTGGACAGTACGTGAAGGATCCTGAAAGGTATGGTGTAGTTGAATTCGATAAAGATGGCAATGTAAAGAGGATAGTGGAAAAACCGAAAAATCCACCATCTAACTACGCTGTAATAGGGCTCTACTTCTACGACAACGATGTAGTGGAGATCGCCAAGAATGTAAAACCATCTTGGAGGGGGGAGTTGGAGATTACAGATGTAAATAACGAGTATTTAAGGAGAGGGAAATTGAAGGTAAAACTACTACCTAGGGGTACTGCATGGTTTGACGCAGGTACCCATGAGAGTCTCTTGGAAACCAGTAACTTCATCGAGGCTATTGAGAACAGGATGGGACTGATGGTAGGATGTATCGAGGAGATCGCCTATAGGAATGGGTGGATAAGTAAGGAGGATCTGTTGAAGTTGGCTGAGCCTTTGATGAAGACGGATTATGGTAGATATCTGAAGAGGATAGGTGAGGAGTTTTAA
- a CDS encoding mannose-1-phosphate guanylyltransferase/mannose-6-phosphate isomerase → MKSIILAGGVGSRLWPLSREHFPKQFIKFDTFDRSLFQMTFERCLKLCKDPEDIYIVTNELHKFHVMGQIEELGYEDFREENILVEPEGKNTLPAIYYGVKSIREKDKSDYIVGVFPSDHLIKKEDEGKFIDTIKKGLEIAETHLITFGVTPTKPHTGYGYIKPSKEKLEDVGYLVEEFKEKPDLETAKKYIESGYFWNSGMFLFNTDIFEEELKKHCPQVYEAFRLENIREVYSKVPDISIDYGIMEKSDRVGVIPLNIRWNDLGSFDAFFDEFEGDKNGNIILSEGMVFNSKNNLVKTESDKLVSLIDVDNLIVMDTRDALMICKKESSQKIKEVFKKLKEKNDERVLYHKTVYRPWGSYTVLEEGMFYKIKKIKVLPGKKLSYQLHHHRSEHWIVVRGMAKVVVEGKEYYLRNGESTFVKSGLKHRLENPGLIPLEIIEVQIGEYLGEDDIVRIEDDWGRK, encoded by the coding sequence ATGAAGTCTATAATATTAGCAGGAGGGGTTGGGAGTAGATTATGGCCCCTAAGTAGAGAGCATTTCCCAAAGCAGTTTATAAAGTTCGACACCTTTGACAGGTCCCTCTTCCAGATGACATTTGAGAGATGTTTAAAACTCTGTAAGGATCCAGAGGATATCTACATAGTTACCAACGAATTGCACAAGTTTCATGTTATGGGACAGATCGAAGAACTTGGATATGAAGATTTCAGGGAAGAGAATATCCTAGTTGAACCTGAGGGTAAAAACACCCTTCCTGCTATATACTACGGGGTGAAAAGTATAAGGGAGAAAGATAAAAGTGACTATATAGTTGGGGTATTTCCATCTGATCACCTGATAAAAAAAGAGGATGAAGGAAAATTTATAGACACTATAAAAAAAGGATTGGAGATAGCAGAGACTCACCTTATAACCTTCGGCGTAACTCCTACAAAGCCCCATACTGGATATGGTTATATAAAACCCTCGAAAGAAAAACTGGAGGATGTTGGATATCTTGTAGAGGAGTTTAAAGAGAAGCCTGATTTAGAGACTGCAAAAAAGTATATAGAGAGTGGATATTTCTGGAACAGTGGGATGTTTCTCTTCAATACGGATATATTTGAAGAGGAGTTAAAGAAACACTGTCCACAAGTCTATGAGGCATTTAGATTAGAAAATATTAGAGAGGTGTATTCCAAGGTTCCAGATATATCTATAGATTACGGTATTATGGAGAAGTCAGATAGAGTAGGAGTTATCCCTTTAAATATAAGGTGGAACGACTTGGGTAGTTTCGATGCCTTCTTCGATGAGTTTGAAGGAGATAAAAATGGAAACATCATACTCAGTGAGGGTATGGTATTCAACTCAAAAAACAACCTTGTGAAAACTGAAAGTGATAAATTAGTCTCTCTGATAGACGTGGACAACCTTATAGTAATGGACACCAGAGATGCTCTGATGATATGTAAGAAAGAGAGTTCTCAGAAGATAAAGGAAGTATTCAAGAAATTAAAGGAGAAAAATGACGAGAGGGTACTATATCACAAAACAGTATATAGACCTTGGGGGTCCTATACAGTGTTAGAGGAGGGAATGTTCTACAAGATAAAGAAGATAAAGGTGCTTCCTGGGAAGAAGTTAAGTTATCAACTTCATCATCATAGAAGTGAGCACTGGATCGTAGTTAGGGGAATGGCGAAGGTTGTAGTGGAAGGTAAGGAGTACTATCTTAGAAATGGAGAAAGTACCTTTGTTAAAAGTGGGTTAAAACATAGGTTGGAGAATCCTGGTTTGATACCTTTAGAGATTATCGAGGTTCAGATAGGTGAATACCTAGGAGAGGATGACATCGTTAGAATAGAGGACGATTGGGGAAGAAAGTAG
- a CDS encoding DUF1616 domain-containing protein: MINKRSLERMLTIFLGVLLILSIFLTIYLIYAPKVGARFTEFYILNSEYKAYDYPTEIYINKSYVVIIGVRNYEYRPMKYKIWVFLSNRTYDYNYTINITPEDRWNGTLSYNTALTREIFLKHNETVFIPLNFTVNIPGKHRIVFLLTVNNSTKVYRSLHLWINVYEPPEDLI, encoded by the coding sequence ATGATCAATAAGAGATCCTTGGAACGTATGTTAACCATTTTTTTGGGAGTATTACTTATACTCTCTATTTTTTTGACGATTTATCTGATCTATGCACCAAAGGTTGGAGCGAGATTTACGGAGTTCTATATACTAAACAGTGAGTATAAAGCATACGACTATCCAACAGAGATCTATATAAATAAATCCTACGTTGTTATAATTGGAGTTAGGAACTACGAGTACAGACCTATGAAATATAAGATATGGGTATTTCTCTCAAACAGAACCTACGACTATAACTATACCATAAACATAACTCCAGAGGATAGGTGGAACGGTACATTAAGTTACAATACTGCACTTACAAGAGAGATATTTTTGAAACATAACGAGACGGTATTTATCCCTTTGAACTTCACAGTGAATATTCCTGGAAAACATAGGATTGTATTTCTTTTGACAGTTAACAATAGTACCAAAGTGTATAGAAGTCTTCATCTATGGATAAATGTTTATGAACCTCCTGAAGATTTAATATAA
- a CDS encoding DUF58 domain-containing protein: MDTTRYSHILLRFGIICCACGYLLNNLYGTFLGISIFLYLYLIESISNLKIRTELEGTTLKERQCSKIIVKVHGENTVPSLNFSSPHGVLSYIVSTKGNLLEYLINVIPFKKGEFILNIEGKLYDLRELFSTDYSEFFKLQVEPSIEGLKYYIEKENQMTLLSKGALDPEICELKLYEIGDDPKRIDWKRSFKVSRLIVKKLTHLEDRSIYLLLDVGSSMRRFTKRNRNKLDYAISLLLSIVEGSKEDLNIIIYDDYRILKVHPVKKVEGYFKRKILQEKILEYLQDIKLVPLEKYIPNVRGIYEKNYSREDNYIIHSYLSKRGRGSFGIIQCTKLLTKMKTGTVIIITDLESNIVPLFKSVNILIRKGFKIVIYALYTPSFNLDERDLLEGELLVKLYKHYENRKKIIKDLKRRGVAVVDISYKDGIKGVMDKLKKLK; the protein is encoded by the coding sequence ATGGATACAACAAGATACTCCCATATACTTCTACGGTTTGGGATAATTTGCTGTGCCTGTGGATATCTGTTGAACAATCTCTATGGAACATTTCTCGGTATCTCTATTTTTTTATATCTTTACCTTATAGAGAGTATCTCCAATTTAAAGATACGTACTGAGTTAGAGGGAACTACTTTAAAGGAGCGCCAATGCTCAAAGATAATAGTTAAAGTTCATGGGGAGAATACGGTACCATCCCTCAATTTTTCCTCACCTCATGGAGTACTCTCTTATATAGTATCAACAAAAGGAAACCTTTTGGAGTATCTGATAAATGTAATACCATTCAAAAAGGGAGAATTTATATTAAATATAGAGGGTAAATTGTATGACTTAAGGGAATTGTTTAGTACAGACTACAGTGAATTCTTTAAACTACAGGTAGAGCCCTCTATTGAAGGTTTAAAATATTATATAGAGAAAGAGAATCAGATGACTCTTCTATCTAAAGGTGCTCTTGATCCTGAGATCTGTGAGTTAAAACTTTATGAAATAGGAGACGATCCTAAGAGGATAGATTGGAAGAGATCTTTTAAAGTAAGTAGATTAATTGTTAAAAAACTTACACATCTAGAGGATAGAAGTATCTATCTCCTGCTGGATGTAGGAAGTAGTATGAGAAGATTTACAAAGAGAAATAGGAATAAGTTGGACTACGCTATATCACTGTTGTTGAGTATTGTAGAAGGTAGTAAAGAGGATTTAAATATTATTATCTACGATGATTATAGAATCTTAAAGGTACATCCAGTTAAAAAAGTTGAAGGATATTTTAAAAGAAAGATACTTCAAGAGAAGATTTTAGAATACCTACAGGATATTAAACTAGTTCCACTGGAAAAGTATATTCCAAACGTTAGAGGTATCTACGAAAAAAATTACAGTAGAGAGGATAACTATATAATACATTCTTATCTCTCAAAAAGAGGTAGAGGGAGTTTTGGTATTATCCAATGTACAAAACTTCTGACGAAGATGAAAACTGGAACTGTAATAATAATTACAGATTTAGAATCAAATATAGTGCCTCTTTTTAAAAGTGTAAATATTCTAATCAGAAAGGGATTTAAAATAGTAATCTATGCACTCTATACACCTTCTTTTAACTTAGATGAAAGGGATCTATTAGAGGGGGAACTATTGGTAAAACTTTACAAACACTACGAAAATAGAAAGAAAATTATAAAGGATCTGAAAAGAAGAGGAGTTGCTGTGGTAGATATATCCTATAAAGATGGAATTAAAGGAGTAATGGACAAACTAAAGAAATTAAAATAA